In Brienomyrus brachyistius isolate T26 chromosome 3, BBRACH_0.4, whole genome shotgun sequence, the following proteins share a genomic window:
- the LOC125739201 gene encoding TATA-box-binding protein gives MEHNNSLPPFAQGLASPQGAMTPGIPIFSPMMPYGTGLTPQPVQNTNSLSLLEEQQQRQQQQQQQVSSQQSGAVPGSSGQTPQLYHSQTVMTTTALPGNTPQYGTPLTPMTPVTPATPASESSGIVPQLQNIVSTVNLGCKLDLKTIALRARNAEYNPKRFAAVIMRIREPRTTALIFSSGKMVCTGAKSEEQSRLAARKYARVVQKLGFPAKFLDFKIQNMVGSCDVKFPIRLEGLVLTHQQFSSYEPELFPGLIYRMIKPRIVLLIFVSGKVVLTGAKVRAEIYEAFENIYPILKGFRKTT, from the exons ATGGAACATAATAACAGCCTACCGCCTTTCGCACAGGGACTGGCCTCTCCGCAG GGTGCCATGACGCCAGGCATTCCCATCTTCAGCCCTATGATGCCCTATGGCACGGGGCTCACCCCCCAACCTGTCCAGAACACCAACAGCCTCTCCCtgctggaggagcagcagcaacggcagcagcagcaacagcagcaggtgTCATCCCAACAATCTGGTGCCGTCCCAGGGAGCTCGGGGCAGACCCCCCAGCTGTATCACTCTCAGACAGTTATGACCACCACTGCACTGCCTGGAAACACCCCCCAGTATGGCACTCCACTCACGCCCATGACCCCTGTCACCCCAGCCACACCTGCCTCCGAGAGCTCTGGGATCGTCCCCCAGTTGCA AAATATTGTGTCGACTGTAAATTTGGGCTGTAAATTGGACCTTAAAACTATAGCACTGCGTGCCAGAAATGCTGAATACAACCCGAAG CGTTTTGCTGCTGTTATCATGAGAATACGAGAACCTCGGACGACAGCCCTTATCTTCAGCTCAGGGAAGATGGTCTGCACTGGCGCCAAGAG TGAGGAACAGTCGCGTCTGGCAGCCAGGAAGTACGCCCGTGTTGTACAGAAGCTGGGTTTCCCCGCCAAGTTTTTGGACTTCAAGATCCAGAATATGGTGGGAAGTTGTGATGTCAAGTTCCCCATCCGGCTAGAGGGCCTGGTGCTTACACACCAGCAGTTCAGCAG CTATGAACCTGAATTGTTCCCAGGGTTAATCTACAGAATGATCAAGCCCCGCATTGTCCTTTTAATATTTGTTTCCGGGAAAGTTGTGCTAACAG GTGCCAAGGTCAGAGCAGAAATCTATGAAGCTTTTGAGAACATCTATCCTATTTTGAAAGGGTTCAGGAAGACCACATAA
- the pdcd2 gene encoding programmed cell death protein 2, producing the protein MMAGNECGQNKSETGIVLGFVEEVELWQLRSSQFPSKVGGKPAWLSQSDLPGGSELECEKCHLPTAFLLQVYAPILGQDRSFHRTIFVFCCKTPSCYSRNDSRCFKVFRSQLARKNDFYPYDPPPDEDPKESDALKSGIKLCGLCGCIGPKTCSRCHAVNYCSKEHQTIDWKAGHKNECAGKEPSCSDHLNTFIFPEFALVTEAEELPAEDEKPCNTPEEEKQSLELHASDDGSAMEEKELQDMAMHETKDSKVFQKFKQRTASEPEQVLRYCRMGSPLWVSSEHIPKDKDIPKCSCGARRLFELQVMPQLLNYLHVDSPGDSIDWGTLLVYTCEDSCDHGNKYSPEFLWKQDIGGDGTV; encoded by the exons ATGATGGCAGGGAACGAATGCGGTCAAAATAAATCTGAAACCGGGATTGTGCTGGGGTTTGTGGAAGAAGTGGAGCTTtggcagctgaggagctctcAGTTCCCCAGCAAAGTCGGAGGAAAGCCTGCTTGGCTGAGTCAGTCTGATTTACCAGGCGGGTCGGAGTTAGAGTGTGAAAAATGCCATCTGCCTACCGCCTTCCTCCTGCAGGTTTATGCCCCTATTTTGGGTCAGGACAGGAGTTTTCATAGAACGATCTTTGTTTTTTGTTGTAAAACTCCTTCGTGTTACTCTCGCAACGACAGTCGCTGCTTTAAAG TCTTTAGGAGTCAGTTAGCAAGAAAAAATGATTTTTATCCGTACGACCCTCCACCTGACGAGGACCCCAAGGAAAGCGATGCGCTGAAGTCTGGGATTAAGCTTTGCGGGTTATGCGGCTGCATTGGTCCAAAAACTTGCTCCCGTTGTCATGCGGTCAATTACTGTAGTAAAGAACATCAGACAATTGACTGGAAGGCCGGTCATAAGAATGAATGCGCTGGTAAAG AACCATCCTGCTCAGATCACTTGAATACGTTCATATTCCCGGAGTTTGCATTGGTTACTGAAGCCGAAGAGCTGCCAGCTGAAGATGAAAAGCCCTGTAACACAccagaagaagaaaaacagagccTGGAACTTCACGCTTCTGACGACGGTAGCG CCATGGAGGAGAAGGAGCTTCAGGATATGGCCATGCATGAAACTAAGGACAGCAAAGTTTTTCAGAAATTTAAACAAAGAACGGCATCGGAACCTGAGCAG gttttgCGCTACTGCAGAATGGGCTCTCCTCTTTGGGTATCCTCAGAACACATTCCCAAAGACAAGGACATACCAAAGTGCAGCTGCGGGGCGAGGCGTCTGTTTGAATTGCAG GTTATGCCCCAGCTTCTTAACTACCTACATGTTGACAGCCCTGGAGACAGCATAGACTGGGGCACTCTCTTAGTCTACACATGTGAGGACAGCTGTGACCATGGCAACAAATACTCCCCAGAGTTCCTCTGGAAACAAGACATAGGTGGTGATGGCACTGTCTGA